A stretch of Alphaproteobacteria bacterium DNA encodes these proteins:
- a CDS encoding NHLP bacteriocin system secretion protein — protein MSDSNQDTTDGKQQNDTQTIFRDEALAYISTPSDVNKIISVVGSGTWILITVFIIAMVMGVGWLFWGSIPITLQGHGILIPKGGIFKTITSPEGYNTIKELMVKTDQIVEKDQVVAILDNPEITKSIAVRTEYIADLTKKRDELSVAAVKSIKEKKENYEHQKKIIEDSLKTKVEYLKNLEDNLVKQKGLLEKGYARQQNVLDVESQINNIKQEDLHAQEKLVQLKKELMVDQENWSQREREIALKLGDEIRGLDDLKTRQETSRVIKSPLKGKVISVHHKIKDNVPANEPLITVSQGDESQLEGLIYLNPLEGKEVKVGMKVYMIPTHLEKEHVGYVQGEVMEISSYPETARSLMSTLQNEELVKKFTETSPPLSARIRIIKNIKNKEKSPVETFKLSPGTWIYGRVIIESRSPFAIIIPELKKLVEIAP, from the coding sequence ATGTCAGATTCTAACCAAGATACTACAGATGGTAAGCAACAAAACGATACACAAACCATATTCCGCGACGAAGCTTTGGCTTATATTTCCACGCCCAGCGACGTTAATAAAATTATCTCTGTGGTTGGCTCTGGAACTTGGATTTTAATAACTGTTTTTATCATTGCGATGGTGATGGGCGTCGGTTGGTTGTTTTGGGGAAGTATTCCAATTACATTGCAAGGGCATGGGATCCTCATTCCGAAGGGTGGTATATTTAAAACGATTACCTCTCCAGAAGGCTACAACACTATTAAAGAGCTGATGGTCAAGACGGATCAAATTGTTGAAAAGGATCAAGTCGTTGCCATTTTAGATAATCCTGAAATTACGAAATCTATTGCTGTACGTACGGAATATATTGCAGATCTCACAAAAAAGCGTGATGAACTATCGGTTGCAGCCGTAAAAAGCATTAAAGAAAAGAAAGAAAACTACGAACACCAAAAGAAAATCATTGAGGACAGTTTAAAAACAAAAGTCGAATATTTAAAAAACCTTGAAGATAATCTCGTAAAACAAAAAGGACTTTTAGAAAAAGGATATGCAAGACAACAAAATGTTCTTGATGTTGAAAGCCAAATTAACAACATAAAGCAAGAAGACTTGCATGCTCAAGAAAAGCTTGTCCAACTTAAGAAAGAATTGATGGTAGATCAAGAGAATTGGTCACAGCGTGAACGAGAAATCGCTCTCAAACTTGGAGACGAAATTCGGGGTCTTGATGACTTAAAAACACGCCAGGAGACATCACGCGTAATTAAAAGCCCGTTAAAAGGTAAGGTCATCAGTGTCCACCATAAAATAAAAGATAATGTGCCTGCAAACGAACCTTTAATTACAGTTAGTCAAGGTGATGAAAGTCAGCTTGAGGGATTGATCTATCTGAACCCGCTTGAAGGAAAAGAAGTTAAAGTTGGTATGAAAGTTTATATGATACCCACCCACTTGGAGAAGGAACATGTGGGTTATGTACAAGGTGAAGTGATGGAAATTTCTTCCTACCCCGAAACAGCTCGAAGCCTCATGTCAACACTTCAAAACGAGGAACTTGTTAAGAAATTTACAGAGACCAGTCCACCACTTAGTGCCCGTATTCGTATTATAAAAAACATAAAGAATAAAGAAAAATCGCCTGTAGAGACCTTTAAACTATCTCCAGGAACTTGGATATATGGACGTGTCATTATTGAGAGTCGGTCACCATTTGCCATTATTATTCCAGAACTAAAAAAATTGGTTGAGATTGCGCCATGA
- a CDS encoding phospholipid carrier-dependent glycosyltransferase — MKKIQYITESSWFWIIPILTIWFGLLIGNRPFATPDEGRYVEIPREMVSTGDYVTPRLNGVKYFEKPALFYWIQAANIKLFGLHEWAMRISCLLFGLIGCVATYWFGRKIYTPKIGMAACFILATSPLYYALSRLIILDMAVTTLITLSLFSFLLTVQTPASARRRLWAWAFYGFSALAVLTKGLMALAISGPVILIWATLTRRWKDLWPAYMPSGILLFLAIAAPWHILASLKNPEFAYKYFVIEHFYRYTTSMHLRTQPFYFFVPVILLGLFPWAIFLLNAIKDSVKMQPSQEKRDTTIFLLIWAGWTFAFFSISNSKLVPYVLPCFTPLALILGIYWTKLIQPESHRLARFNLKVFSFVLEIMSLIGLITLWLLPQLIDHRPYLWIDFTTFAIVLMITGLITQFCLYKNQIKVALNMVRFVAILFIAVVIHLTPELQRPSIKPLAQIIQTLKKPGDVIGCYKNYYQDLPVYTNQTVMVIDTKGELEFGCEVEDCSKWMVNEDQFLKLWNSDIRFLIVSQIKEISQLTKRQPNFHYKSLGVSQNNMLISNK, encoded by the coding sequence ATGAAAAAAATTCAATACATTACCGAATCTTCTTGGTTTTGGATTATTCCCATCCTTACCATTTGGTTTGGCTTGCTTATCGGAAATCGCCCTTTTGCAACGCCTGATGAAGGTCGATATGTTGAAATTCCTCGTGAAATGGTTTCAACTGGTGACTATGTTACACCGAGATTAAATGGCGTAAAATACTTTGAAAAACCTGCCCTATTTTATTGGATCCAGGCGGCAAATATTAAATTATTTGGCCTTCACGAATGGGCTATGCGTATTAGCTGTCTGTTATTTGGATTAATTGGATGTGTTGCAACCTATTGGTTCGGCCGTAAAATTTACACGCCCAAAATAGGAATGGCAGCGTGTTTTATTCTTGCAACCAGCCCCCTCTATTACGCATTAAGTCGACTCATTATATTGGACATGGCCGTCACAACGCTCATCACCTTAAGTTTATTTTCATTTCTTTTGACTGTGCAAACGCCTGCAAGTGCAAGACGAAGATTATGGGCATGGGCATTTTATGGATTTTCTGCTCTCGCTGTCCTCACTAAGGGCCTCATGGCTTTGGCTATTTCTGGTCCCGTCATTCTTATTTGGGCTACACTAACAAGGCGATGGAAAGATTTATGGCCGGCCTATATGCCGTCAGGTATCCTTCTTTTTTTAGCTATAGCCGCGCCTTGGCATATTTTAGCAAGCCTAAAAAACCCCGAATTTGCTTACAAATACTTTGTAATTGAGCATTTCTATCGCTACACAACATCTATGCACCTTCGCACGCAGCCCTTTTATTTCTTCGTACCCGTTATATTGCTCGGACTATTCCCTTGGGCAATATTTCTTCTAAATGCCATAAAGGATAGTGTAAAAATGCAACCATCACAGGAAAAGCGGGATACGACTATTTTTCTTCTCATTTGGGCTGGCTGGACATTTGCCTTCTTTTCCATATCAAATTCTAAACTTGTGCCTTATGTTTTACCCTGTTTTACGCCGCTGGCGCTTATATTGGGTATCTACTGGACAAAATTAATTCAACCGGAATCTCATAGGTTAGCACGCTTTAACCTTAAAGTATTTTCCTTCGTCTTAGAGATAATGAGTCTTATTGGTTTGATAACTCTTTGGCTACTACCGCAGTTAATTGATCACAGGCCCTACCTCTGGATAGATTTTACAACTTTTGCTATCGTCCTAATGATTACAGGTCTCATAACACAATTTTGTCTTTATAAAAACCAGATCAAAGTAGCGTTAAACATGGTACGATTCGTGGCTATTCTCTTTATTGCCGTTGTTATTCATCTGACACCAGAACTCCAACGTCCTTCCATAAAACCGTTAGCTCAAATTATTCAAACCCTAAAGAAGCCAGGTGATGTAATTGGATGCTATAAAAATTACTATCAAGATTTACCTGTCTACACTAACCAAACCGTTATGGTTATTGACACAAAAGGAGAATTGGAATTTGGCTGTGAAGTAGAAGACTGCTCTAAATGGATGGTCAATGAAGATCAGTTTTTAAAACTTTGGAATAGTGATATACGTTTTCTCATTGTTTCACAGATTAAAGAAATTTCTCAACTGACCAAACGACAACCAAACTTCCATTATAAAAGCTTAGGCGTAAGCCAGAATAACATGTTAATTTCAAATAAATAA
- a CDS encoding ATP-binding cassette domain-containing protein: MTKRQPSQKKSSFSNKKIPLAQWIKANTVFFFHTLSSLAKRADKKAKPFIRSILKTINKVAKVLKSKISAMMVFVRRNSKNFKKWKKAAQLAVISFLMTWTPQLYQHLLRIRDDWHRQKKAVKRWLHQRIANKSSVFGKAYDIFKSMQDSPLFGNPFSRRKSVHKTPTFLQMEATECGSICFSIVLAHYGHELTAEEARCACGVSRDGSKASHIIMAARQYNMKAAGYSLKNLGDLDKCDLPAIIHWNFDHFVVYEGRIGKYFYINDPATGRRRVDFKEFNQNFTGVILILTPTKQFRKKQQESALGNFLSLSLKRGVSGILAAFFLSILQILPTLLIAFSSKVFIDYIMVKNMSYWLIPLTLILAGCVILQSTLLSFQQRLLVRLSLHFKLTLESLIIHKLFHLPLRFFDQRFSGDILYRLSSAEELSDLLSLEIMGALSNIFGMIIFTIVLMQLSLPLFLVMLVFIALRILVFYFSRESIRESNIHFQQQFGKVSGIAMNGLDMVDTLKANNLENIFFKNWAANHDVLLNKQQRVSLIDQRTSIMLMTLAGLMTVGLMFKGTYLVMGEQLTIGTLMAFMTLSAYLDGPLMTFLDFSSKIEKIKASINRFNDILLHDSLEEKDTLASKRKAKEKELPALKDNIILKDITFGYAPLDPPIFENLNLTIPYGKTVAFVGVSGSGKSTISKVICGLYPLTKGEILWDNVSIHEIKEELRTKRISLVDQDIYLFDGTVRDNLTSWDKDVDDEVLIDALQLVGLYNELLPRGLLNSPVGENGVNLSGGQRQRLEIARALIRKADVLILDEATSSLDVPNELHIFKSLSQLSITTIIIAHRLSTIQQSDMIHVIHEGKIVQSGSHNILAENEGIYKTLMKLETA; encoded by the coding sequence ATGACAAAGCGACAACCTTCGCAAAAAAAGTCATCATTTTCTAACAAAAAAATTCCGCTAGCACAGTGGATAAAAGCTAATACTGTATTCTTTTTTCATACTTTAAGTAGTTTAGCAAAGCGCGCAGATAAAAAAGCAAAGCCTTTTATACGCTCCATCCTTAAGACGATAAATAAGGTGGCGAAGGTGTTAAAATCTAAAATTTCCGCAATGATGGTGTTTGTGCGAAGAAATTCTAAAAATTTTAAAAAATGGAAAAAAGCTGCTCAATTAGCCGTCATATCTTTCTTGATGACGTGGACACCTCAATTGTATCAACATTTGCTGAGGATTCGAGACGACTGGCACCGTCAAAAAAAAGCTGTTAAGCGATGGCTCCACCAGAGAATTGCGAACAAATCATCTGTGTTCGGAAAAGCTTATGATATTTTTAAATCTATGCAAGATTCTCCCTTATTTGGTAACCCTTTTTCACGTCGAAAAAGTGTTCATAAAACACCAACTTTCTTGCAAATGGAGGCTACAGAATGTGGATCTATTTGTTTTTCGATTGTGCTGGCCCATTATGGGCACGAACTAACCGCAGAGGAAGCTCGTTGTGCATGTGGTGTTTCGCGCGATGGAAGCAAGGCAAGCCATATAATAATGGCGGCGCGTCAATATAATATGAAAGCTGCGGGATACAGCCTAAAAAATTTAGGGGACTTAGATAAATGCGATTTGCCAGCTATAATCCATTGGAATTTTGACCATTTTGTCGTTTACGAGGGTCGTATTGGCAAATATTTTTATATTAATGATCCTGCAACAGGCCGGAGACGCGTTGATTTCAAAGAATTTAACCAAAATTTCACGGGCGTCATATTAATTTTAACACCCACGAAACAATTTAGAAAAAAACAACAGGAAAGTGCGCTTGGAAATTTTTTATCTCTATCTTTGAAAAGAGGTGTAAGCGGTATTTTAGCTGCATTTTTCCTAAGCATTTTACAGATACTTCCCACCCTCCTGATTGCGTTTTCCAGTAAAGTTTTTATTGACTATATTATGGTTAAAAATATGTCATATTGGTTGATTCCCCTAACGCTTATTTTAGCAGGATGTGTGATCTTACAATCAACACTTCTCTCCTTCCAACAACGCTTGCTTGTCCGCTTAAGTCTTCATTTTAAGTTAACTTTAGAAAGTCTTATTATTCATAAATTATTTCATTTGCCCCTTCGTTTTTTTGATCAACGTTTCAGTGGCGACATTTTATATCGTCTTTCTTCAGCAGAAGAGCTTTCTGACCTTTTATCCCTTGAAATTATGGGTGCTCTATCCAATATTTTTGGTATGATTATTTTCACTATTGTCTTAATGCAGCTATCTTTGCCTCTGTTTCTTGTTATGCTTGTTTTTATAGCTTTGCGCATTCTTGTATTTTACTTCTCTCGGGAAAGCATAAGGGAATCAAACATCCATTTTCAGCAACAATTCGGTAAGGTCTCTGGTATTGCCATGAATGGTTTGGACATGGTTGATACCTTAAAAGCAAACAATCTCGAGAATATCTTTTTTAAAAATTGGGCAGCTAATCACGATGTTCTTTTGAATAAACAACAGCGCGTATCACTAATTGATCAGCGCACCAGTATCATGCTGATGACATTAGCTGGCCTCATGACAGTAGGATTGATGTTTAAGGGTACCTATTTGGTTATGGGAGAACAATTAACTATTGGTACGCTTATGGCTTTTATGACTCTTTCAGCATATTTAGATGGGCCTTTAATGACCTTTTTAGACTTTTCCAGCAAAATTGAAAAAATCAAAGCTTCAATTAATAGATTTAACGATATTTTACTTCATGATTCCCTGGAAGAAAAAGATACTCTTGCTTCAAAGCGTAAAGCCAAAGAGAAAGAATTACCTGCGCTCAAAGATAATATAATCTTAAAAGATATAACTTTTGGTTATGCTCCTTTGGATCCCCCCATTTTTGAAAATTTGAATTTGACAATTCCGTATGGGAAAACTGTGGCTTTTGTAGGGGTGAGTGGTTCCGGAAAATCAACTATTTCTAAAGTTATTTGTGGTTTGTACCCGTTAACAAAGGGTGAAATTTTATGGGATAACGTTTCCATACATGAAATTAAAGAAGAGTTGCGAACCAAACGCATTTCCCTTGTAGATCAGGATATTTACTTATTTGACGGCACGGTGCGAGACAATCTTACCTCATGGGATAAAGACGTTGATGATGAAGTGCTTATCGATGCCTTGCAATTGGTGGGATTATATAATGAATTGTTGCCTCGAGGTCTTCTCAACAGTCCTGTTGGAGAAAATGGGGTTAATTTGAGCGGGGGGCAACGCCAACGGTTAGAAATTGCACGTGCCCTTATTCGAAAGGCGGATGTTCTTATCCTTGATGAGGCGACAAGCTCCTTAGATGTTCCCAATGAGTTGCATATATTTAAATCTTTAAGCCAACTTAGTATAACAACCATTATTATCGCGCATCGCTTATCGACCATCCAACAATCAGATATGATTCACGTTATTCATGAAGGAAAAATTGTTCAAAGTGGATCGCATAATATTCTTGCGGAAAATGAGGGAATTTATAAAACCCTCATGAAATTGGAGACAGCTTAA
- the glnA gene encoding type I glutamate--ammonia ligase, protein MAGPKEFLTQLVSSNTQYVDFRFTDLSGAWHHMSMPISAVTENLIQEGIFFDGSSIPGWKAIHESDMILIPDLTRTMIDQFSSQPTTIVFCDVYDPVTRLPYDRDPRSLAKRAQAYLLESGIADNACFGAEPEFFIFDNVSFDSGTATSFYELASDEFPQANGQSVDTSNHGHRPLTKGGYIHVGPKDSLCDLRAEMVTTMAEFGLIMEKHHHEVAPAQHEIGVKYANLLDAADGLQIYKYVVRNVAHSYGKTATFMPKPVYGDNGSGMHVHQSLWLGNNALFAGKEYGGLSETALFYIGGILKHAKALNAFTNPTTNSYKRLIPGFEAPVMLAYSAGNRSAACRIPLTYGDNSKRVEVRFPDPTANSYLAYSAMMMAGLDGIKNRIHPGEAADHDLYEEKEIAKTLPTVCSSLREALMSLEKDSAFLTAGGVFSLDFIKSYCNLKWAEVFALDHAPHPIEFRLYYSS, encoded by the coding sequence ATGGCAGGCCCGAAAGAATTTCTTACCCAATTAGTGTCATCTAATACCCAATATGTAGACTTTCGATTCACGGATTTATCAGGGGCTTGGCATCATATGTCCATGCCAATCTCTGCTGTTACTGAAAATCTTATACAAGAAGGTATTTTCTTTGATGGCTCATCAATTCCGGGTTGGAAGGCCATTCATGAGTCTGATATGATTTTGATTCCCGATCTAACGCGGACCATGATAGATCAATTTTCATCTCAACCAACAACGATTGTTTTTTGTGACGTTTATGATCCCGTAACCCGTTTACCTTATGATCGTGACCCTCGCTCCCTGGCAAAAAGAGCTCAAGCGTATCTTTTAGAATCAGGCATTGCAGATAATGCCTGTTTTGGTGCAGAACCAGAATTTTTCATATTTGATAATGTATCGTTCGATTCTGGCACAGCAACTTCATTTTATGAACTCGCCTCAGACGAGTTTCCCCAAGCAAATGGACAGTCTGTAGACACTTCTAACCATGGACATAGACCATTAACTAAAGGTGGATATATTCACGTTGGTCCCAAGGATTCACTGTGCGATTTGCGAGCAGAAATGGTCACGACCATGGCAGAATTTGGTTTAATTATGGAAAAACACCATCATGAAGTCGCTCCCGCTCAACACGAAATTGGCGTAAAATATGCAAATCTATTGGATGCGGCGGATGGCCTTCAAATTTATAAGTATGTAGTCCGCAATGTTGCCCATTCTTACGGAAAAACAGCGACTTTTATGCCCAAACCCGTGTATGGGGATAATGGCTCTGGAATGCACGTTCACCAATCTCTTTGGTTAGGAAACAATGCGCTGTTTGCTGGAAAAGAATATGGTGGATTATCCGAGACAGCTCTTTTCTATATTGGGGGTATTTTGAAGCATGCCAAAGCCTTAAATGCATTTACAAATCCCACAACAAATAGTTACAAACGTCTAATTCCAGGTTTTGAAGCCCCCGTGATGCTTGCCTATTCTGCAGGAAACCGATCAGCCGCTTGTCGTATTCCTCTTACTTATGGTGATAATTCAAAAAGGGTAGAAGTTCGTTTTCCCGATCCAACAGCGAATAGTTATTTAGCCTATTCGGCCATGATGATGGCAGGACTAGATGGAATCAAAAATCGCATTCATCCTGGTGAGGCTGCAGATCATGATCTTTACGAAGAAAAAGAGATAGCCAAAACCTTACCTACTGTATGTTCCTCCCTTAGAGAAGCTCTGATGAGTTTAGAGAAAGATTCAGCTTTTCTAACAGCAGGAGGCGTTTTTTCTCTCGATTTCATAAAAAGCTATTGCAATTTAAAGTGGGCAGAAGTCTTTGCACTTGACCATGCACCTCACCCAATAGAATTTAGGCTCTATTATAGTTCTTAA
- a CDS encoding glycosyltransferase — translation MSFDIYALSVGVFAFCLLLLPHLNRDNRWVRLAVIGILTIFWARYMLWRLCDTTLPIPMPTGLGIWIWFCFFIEILVSVESLIFYITMLRHSDRLGQADKYEKALRDLPANDLPTIDVFVPTYNEEIQVIERSILGCLHLDWPKEKLKVWVLDDGKRDWVKEFCEEVGAGYIRRQEWIHAKAGNLNHAFEVTKGDFIAVFDADFVPFRNFLYRVVGFFVDPTVAIVQTPQHFFNKDYVQTNLHIYDSAPDDQRLFFDVMMPARDGWNAAFWCGSCSLTRRTAMQVTGGVPTKSITEDLTTTLALLRHGYITRYLNQKLSHGLAPESLPSLLTQRRRWCRGTIQTMFMNDGPLGPRLRFIHRVLFFPWHWLVSPFTRIFSFIVPIVFLLTGFPALVITHYSELIYYHFPAYIINLFVTLWLAPRHYIPLLSSSVASLEAVQVIPTVMDSLMAPFKKEFGVTPKGSMGRPEKKRHIHHFSFWVCLTLLFLTSFGILINLVPETSPISEGGFFPIASIWATMNVLMLVIMTLLSVEHPRPRTDERFKIDEAGEMFVDGKKFPIHIYDISLGGARIRQEITSHDKLREHQEVEILLPSYGKIPAAVVREKSGILQVQFNNLTGTLRHTLIQHLYTGRYSNVSELKYDNFMRRLLRRIFHNHKSLYSPDTKAQ, via the coding sequence ATGAGTTTCGACATTTATGCGCTTTCTGTAGGGGTATTTGCATTTTGTTTATTGCTTTTACCTCATCTTAACAGAGATAATCGGTGGGTTCGCCTTGCCGTAATAGGCATATTGACCATTTTTTGGGCACGTTATATGCTATGGCGCTTGTGTGATACTACTTTACCTATCCCTATGCCCACTGGACTTGGAATATGGATTTGGTTTTGCTTCTTTATCGAAATTTTAGTTTCCGTTGAAAGTTTAATATTTTATATCACCATGCTCCGTCACTCAGATCGCCTGGGTCAGGCGGATAAATATGAAAAAGCTTTACGGGATTTGCCTGCCAATGATTTGCCCACTATTGACGTATTTGTGCCAACATATAATGAAGAAATTCAGGTTATTGAGCGCTCCATTTTGGGTTGCTTACATCTTGATTGGCCGAAAGAGAAACTCAAGGTATGGGTCCTTGATGATGGAAAGCGAGATTGGGTAAAGGAATTTTGTGAAGAAGTGGGGGCAGGATATATTCGTCGTCAAGAATGGATTCATGCTAAAGCGGGAAATTTAAATCACGCCTTTGAAGTCACGAAGGGTGACTTTATTGCTGTATTCGACGCTGACTTTGTTCCTTTCCGTAATTTTTTGTATCGCGTTGTTGGATTTTTCGTTGATCCGACGGTTGCCATTGTTCAAACACCACAACATTTTTTCAATAAAGACTATGTCCAGACAAACTTGCATATTTATGATTCCGCGCCCGATGATCAACGATTATTTTTTGATGTCATGATGCCTGCACGTGACGGGTGGAATGCCGCTTTTTGGTGTGGATCTTGTAGTCTCACTCGACGTACCGCCATGCAAGTGACGGGGGGTGTTCCCACGAAATCTATTACGGAAGATTTGACAACAACGCTGGCTTTATTGCGCCATGGGTACATTACACGCTACCTCAATCAAAAGCTAAGCCATGGTCTCGCTCCCGAATCATTACCAAGTCTTCTTACTCAACGTAGACGCTGGTGTCGAGGCACCATTCAAACAATGTTTATGAATGATGGCCCTTTGGGACCGAGACTTAGGTTTATACACCGGGTGCTGTTTTTCCCTTGGCACTGGTTGGTGAGCCCCTTTACCAGAATATTTAGCTTTATTGTTCCTATTGTGTTTTTATTGACAGGGTTCCCGGCTTTGGTAATTACGCATTATTCTGAGCTAATTTATTACCACTTTCCGGCTTACATCATAAATCTTTTTGTCACGCTTTGGCTTGCCCCACGCCACTATATTCCTTTATTAAGCAGTTCGGTTGCATCACTGGAAGCTGTTCAAGTTATCCCCACAGTTATGGATAGTCTCATGGCTCCCTTTAAGAAAGAGTTTGGTGTTACACCTAAGGGAAGTATGGGTCGTCCAGAAAAGAAACGACATATTCATCATTTTTCATTTTGGGTATGTTTAACCTTACTTTTCTTAACGTCATTTGGAATATTAATAAATCTTGTTCCTGAAACAAGCCCAATCTCAGAAGGTGGATTTTTTCCTATAGCTTCTATTTGGGCAACCATGAATGTCCTCATGCTTGTTATTATGACCTTATTAAGCGTAGAGCATCCTCGGCCAAGAACGGATGAACGTTTCAAAATCGATGAAGCTGGGGAAATGTTCGTGGATGGCAAGAAATTTCCTATTCATATTTATGATATCTCACTTGGGGGGGCAAGGATTCGCCAAGAAATAACGTCGCACGACAAATTGCGGGAGCATCAGGAAGTTGAGATTTTGCTGCCATCTTACGGCAAGATCCCTGCAGCCGTTGTCCGTGAAAAAAGTGGTATTCTCCAAGTCCAATTTAATAATTTAACGGGTACGCTGCGGCATACTTTGATTCAGCATCTTTATACAGGAAGATATAGCAATGTGAGTGAATTGAAATATGATAATTTCATGCGACGTCTTTTGCGACGCATTTTTCATAATCATAAATCGCTCTATTCGCCTGACACAAAGGCCCAATAA